The following coding sequences are from one Schizosaccharomyces osmophilus chromosome 1, complete sequence window:
- the sec61 gene encoding translocon alpha subunit Sec61 encodes MSDLRFLDLVKPFAPFLPEIAAPERKVPFKQKMLWTGVTLLIFLVMSQVPLYGIVSSDTSDPLLWLRMILAANRGTLMELGISPIVTSSMLIQLLVGSQLIEVNMELKSDREMYQIAQKFLAIIIAFGQATAYVLTGMYGRPQDLGAGICLLLILQLAAASIIVLLLDELLQKGYGLGSGISLFIATINCESIFWKAFSPTTYHIANGVQFEGAVINFVYVMLKWDNKISALYQSFFRTGLTSSHIQLPNLWNFFATLMIFGVVIYLQDFRVEIPIRSQKFRGFRSTFPIKLLYTSNTPIMLQSALTSNLFLASRLLFNRFSDNFLVRLLGVWEQGAVSGLSYYLSPPISLQDALIDPIHTLVYVGFTMVACAVFSKLWIEVSGSSPRDVAKQLKSQQLVMAGYREGSMYKELKRLIPTAALLSGACVGALAVASDLLGALGSGTAVLLCTTTIYGYYEQLQKEIKGDSYGLPVAPMA; translated from the exons ATGAGTGATT TACGATTTCTAGACTTGGTTAAACCATTCGCTCCTTTTTTGCCGGAGATTGCTGCTCCTGAACGCAAA GTTCCATTTAAACAGAAAATGCTTTGGACAGGCGTTACACTACTGATCTTCTTGGTTATGTCGCAAGTACCTCTTTACGGCATTGTTTCCTCCGATACCTCAGATCCATTATT GTGGCTGCGTATGATTTTGGCTGCAAATCGAGG CACTCTTATGGAATTGGGTATTTCACCCATCGTTACTTCTAGCATGTTGATTCAGCTTCTCGTCGGTTCTCAGTTAATTGAGGTCAATATGGAATTGAAATCTGATAGAGAAATGTACCAAATTGCCCAAAAAT TTCTGGCAATTATTATCGCGTTTGGTCAAGCTACCGCTTATGTTTTAACCGGAATGTATGGTCGCCCTCAAGACCTTGGAGCTGGTATCTGTCTTCTGTTAATTCTTCAACTTGCTGCTGCTAGTATAATcgttttgcttttggatGAGCTCTTGCAGAAGGGTTATGGACTCGGCTCTGGTATTTCTCTCTTTATTGCTACCATCAATTGTGAAAGTATTTTCTGGAAAGCTTTCTCTCCAACCACGTACCATATTGCCAACGGAGTTCAATTTGAAGGTGCTGTaatcaattttgtttatgtcATGCTCAAGTGGGACAACAAAATATCCGCCTTGTATCAATCATTTTTCCGTACTGGCCTTACTAGCAGTCATATTCAATTGCCCAATCTCTGGAACTTCTTCGCTACTCTTATGATCTTTGGAGTTGTTATTTACTTGCAAGATTTCCGCGTTGAAATTCCCATTCGTTCTCAGAAATTCCGTGGTTTCCGCAGTACTTTCCCAATCAAGCTTTTATACACTTCCAACACTCCCATCATGTTGCAGTCTGCCTTAACTTCCAACCTGTTTTTGGCTAGCCGTCTTTTGTTCAACCGCTTTTCTGATAACTTTTTGGTTCGTCTCTTGGGTGTGTGGGAGCAAGGTGCCGTTTCTGGTCTTTCTTACTATCTCTCTCCACCAATTTCCCTCCAAGATGCTCTTATCGATCCCATTCATACTTTGGTTTACGTTGGCTTCACCATGGTAGCTTGCGCAGTCTTCTCTAAGCTTTGGATCGAGGTTTCTGGTTCCAGCCCACGTGATGTTGCTAAGCAATTAAAGAGCCAGCAATTGGTGATGGCTGGATATCGGGAAGGAAGTATGTACAAAGAATTAAAGCGTCTTATTCCCACTGCTGCTTTGCTTTCCGGTGCCTGTGTTGGCGCCCTTGCTGTCGCTTCTGATCTTCTTGGTGCATTGGGATCGGGCACTGCTGTTCTGCTTTGCACTACCACCATTTATGGCTATTATGAACAgttacaaaaggaaattaaaGGTGACTCTTACGGGTTGCCTGTCGCTCCTATGGCTTAA
- the swd3 gene encoding Set1C complex WD repeat protein Swd3: MELDLHPKHEFMNSTKNGADFDDSVHSKRKKESHANDGFTEYCTLTGHTKSVTSIAVSPDKRWIATASADATIKLWSTLTFRLECTLFGHSRGISEIRWASGGRYLASASDDKTVRIWDTENRSSARCLQGHTSFVSSVDFNPMGTLLVSGSWDETVRIWSAQDGRCIRMLPAHSEPIISVSISPDGTLCASASYDGMARIWDVMSGQCLKTLVEPINVPLSSIKFSPNGQYLVVSNLNSQMRLWDYRNNRVVHLYDHHKNNHFSMSWDFYLSKYFPWKSSHDEEHHTKTEMSAFEDVYLLIPSEDGRVYVTDPTTKVVADNSIQHSDAPNVSMLHVASLGPFIVSAGTDPYVRVWAPERLFTEAKTEEEQNEKIPQETLPIRQHSPTLLPMEENPDQQVLTQNSQDSFSNQEQGSDGTSSTESMPDPRTLNVS; encoded by the coding sequence ATGGAGCTGGACTTACATCCCAAGCATGAATTTATGAACAGTACGAAGAATGGGGCAGATTTCGATGATAGTGTACATtccaagagaaaaaaggagTCTCATGCAAATGATGGGTTTACCGAGTACTGTACATTGACAGGTCATACGAAGAGTGTTACAAGCATAGCGGTGTCTCCGGATAAACGGTGGATCGCAACCGCATCTGCTGATGCAACTATAAAACTTTGGAGTACTTTAACTTTTCGTTTAGAATGTACGTTGTTTGGTCATAGCAGAGGCATCTCAGAAATACGATGGGCAAGTGGAGGCAGGTACCTTGCTAGCGCTTCGGATGATAAAACAGTGCGTATTTGGGACACAGAAAATCGATCTAGTGCTCGCTGCTTACAGGGTCATACTAGCTTTGTCTCTTCTGTCGACTTTAATCCAATGGGTACATTATTAGTTTCGGGCTCGTGGGATGAAACAGTACGCATTTGGAGTGCACAGGATGGAAGATGCATCCGCATGTTACCAGCGCATTCTGAGCCTATTATATCTGTCTCAATTTCTCCGGATGGAACCCTTTGTGCGTCAGCAAGCTATGATGGCATGGCTCGAATTTGGGATGTCATGAGCGGCCAGTGTCTCAAAACACTTGTGGAACCAATCAATGTTCCTTTATCAAGTATAAAATTTAGTCCTAATGGACAGTACTTGGTTGTCAGTAATTTAAACTCACAGATGCGCCTTTGGGATTATCGCAACAATCGTGTAGTTCATTTATATGATCAccataaaaataatcattttTCTATGTCGTGGGATTTCTATTTATCCAAATATTTTCCCTGGAAATCAAGTCATGATGAAGAGCATCATACGAAGACTGAGATGTCAGCCTTCGAAGACGTTTATCTTCTTATTCCAAGTGAAGACGGTCGCGTTTACGTTACGGATCCCACCACGAAGGTTGTAGCGGATAATTCGATTCAGCATTCAGATGCGCCAAATGTCTCTATGTTGCACGTCGCTTCGTTAGGACCGTTCATTGTGTCTGCCGGGACAGATCCCTATGTCAGGGTCTGGGCTCCTGAAAGACTTTTCACAGAAGCAAaaactgaagaagaacaaaatgaaaaaataccACAAGAAACTTTGCCTATACGACAGCACAGTCCTACACTTTTACCGATGGAAGAGAATCCGGACCAGCAAGTTTTAACGCAAAACTCCCAagattccttttcaaaCCAAGAACAAGGATCAGATGGAACTTCTAGTACTGAAAGCATGCCAGATCCAAGGACCTTGAATGTGTCCTAA
- a CDS encoding Schizosaccharomyces specific protein, whose protein sequence is MSVNSSQTDSNTVQVDEQAKTWIQGKVEEELKRLESIGAKAVPLTVKNYSVILDENTDTVMNRIELKTSFDFNHVQQILLSPAQPYPHDSNLKFLYLVILTNLPHPMLIPYLFTPKVVGKNLLPRADGLVENTLKRWIFINEKLQRADHVVREYQDVE, encoded by the coding sequence ATGTCAGTTAATTCTTCGCAAACAGATTCTAATACTGTGCAAGTCGACGAGCAAGCGAAGACTTGGATTCAAggaaaagttgaagaagaattgaaacGCCTTGAAAGTATCGGCGCAAAAGCGGTCCCTTTAACTGTCAAGAACTATAGTGTTATTTTGGATGAGAATACGGATACTGTGATGAACAGAATTGAGCTGAAGACCAGTTTTGACTTTAACCATGTGCAACAGATCCTGTTGTCACCAGCTCAACCATATCCTCATGATTCAAATCTTAAATTTTTGTACTTGGTAATTTTGACAAATTTACCTCATCCTATGTTGATCCCTTACCTGTTTACACCAAAAGTCGTCGGCAAGAACTTGTTACCAAGAGCTGATGGACTCGTCGAAAATACTTTGAAGCGTTGGATTTTTATTAACGAGAAGTTGCAAAGAGCCGATCATGTTGTTCGTGAATATCAGGACGTTGAGTGA
- a CDS encoding membrane-tethered transcription factor encodes MTPNDSFPYSHARTHSTSQPLKQSSSTPGVFPYHAESLPPHLMNFSTTSSQHPIQHVAANRSLHPAEWSSPSQLLDSNGYLSPKAVVNSSTVSIGSPPPGRIYAPPSMDQTQRPAEKRQVIEPINNTVPLVSAPPNPPISDSQSSATYAPPFTPFKSRSINYGPPSAGLPEQYSVTPSTDTFTNSPQLSHSYHNSHPGPYYTQHNNATQNSASGNFNFEESDAAFSSQTSMNMGLGDFSSTSRMINTPETAGQQDYVDIYSSPSVFSPDHRFVDDVPKGNLYMSSRQSTSTSQSEQPSVLHVSPSHVCNGDEYKASSLSDAFDSNNIYKDGDKFLPSPTLGKVKEEDYINDFDTSNLNRNESSSNSDAPIQEKSQDLGNARSSPLKFSVEQIRNEGVSPTQSRYRVFGQSNKKNSHNVVEKKYRSNLNDKITELRNAIPSLQSMCSKIGSKSDDGKNVSFNMSIRKLNKATVLSKATEYIRHLRSENKRLVEENQHLQSRLSEYMMAVQQSLSAPSQSLPLHNSNKYSQQSTMNSVNSNGQPISATNNQSLPQYAYAPAPSNTLNVSLAGNTAQRDTYGLVDNNAYVLHRDGMNTVPETGIPSHDLRRVQSQNLNESHSNGTFRSVGRNMLGGLAGLETMHLMVNPEHSGNPNSFSLFTVPILPSIFMTFRIFLIASACICFVLHYVYNSKVSSGKRLSIVYRHLRMEILFLSFLFFSASVRDWCRYYRMRKDMFESLDMGSGVLQKSHVGDFSV; translated from the coding sequence ATGACACCCAACGACTCATTTCCGTATTCCCATGCCAGAACACATTCAACTTCTCAACCTCTAAAACAAAGTTCGTCTACTCCAGGCGTCTTTCCATATCATGCAGAGTCTCTTCCACCACATCTGATGAATTTCAGTACAACCTCTTCGCAACATCCTATACAACACGTAGCGGCAAATCGTTCATTACACCCCGCAGAGTGGTCAAGTCCTTCACAATTACTCGATTCAAATGGCTATCTTTCTCCAAAGGCAGTAGTGAACTCTTCCACAGTTTCTATCGGTTCTCCTCCTCCTGGTCGCATCTATGCTCCTCCGTCTATGGACCAAACCCAACGTCCTgcagaaaaaagacaagttATAGAACCGATCAACAATACCGTACCGCTGGTATCTGCTCCCCCTAATCCTCCTATCTCTGACTCTCAAAGTAGTGCTACCTATGCACCTCCGTTTACTCCTTTTAAGAGTCGTTCCATAAATTATGGTCCCCCTTCCGCGGGACTACCAGAACAGTATTCTGTGACGCCGAGTACAGATACTTTCACAAACTCACCTCAACTATCCCACAGCTATCATAACTCCCACCCTGGACCGTATTATACTCAACATAACAATGCTACGCAAAATTCAGCATCTGGAAACTTTaactttgaagaatcaGATGccgctttttcttctcaaaCTTCCATGAACATGGGTCTGGGAGATTTTTCTTCGACTTCACGAATGATCAATACCCCAGAAACAGCTGGGCAACAGGATTACGTAGACATTTACTCTTCACCATCCGTATTCAGTCCTGATCATCGGTTTGTCGACGATGTACCCAAAGGGAACTTATATATGTCGTCTCGTCAAAGTACTTCTACTTCACAGAGTGAACAGCCATCTGTCCTGCATGTGTCCCCTTCGCACGTGTGTAATGGCGATGAATACAAGGCGTCTTCTTTGTCGGATGCCTTTGACTCAAACAACATATACAAAGATGGTGACAAATTTCTTCCGTCTCCCACTTTAGGAAAagtgaaagaagaagattaCATAAATGATTTTGACACTTCAAACttaaatagaaatgaaTCTTCTTCGAATTCAGATGCACCtatccaagaaaaaagccaaGATCTTGGAAACGCACGCTCTTCTCCGTTGAAGTTCAGCGTAGAACAAATTAGAAACGAAGGTGTGTCACCTACACAATCCCGTTATAGAGTGTTCGGtcaatcaaataaaaagaattctcACAATGTGGtagagaaaaaatacagGTCTAACCTTAATGATAAAATTACAGAACTACGAAATGCAATTCCGTCGCTACAGAGCATGTGTTCTAAGATTGGATCAAAGTCTGACGATGGTAAAAATGTTAGCTTTAATATGTCTATCAGAAAACTTAACAAAGCTACTGTTCTTTCGAAAGCTACCGAATATATTCGACATCTGCGTTCTGAGAATAAAAGGTTGGTGGAGGAAAATCAACACCTTCAAAGTCGTCTGTCTGAATATATGATGGCTGTCCAACAGTCGCTTTCTGCTCCTTCTCAGTCACTTCCTTTGCATAATTCAAACAAGTACTCTCAACAGAGTACAATGAATTCTGTTAACTCCAACGGACAACCGATTTCAGCTACCAATAATCAATCATTACCTCAATATGCGTATGCGCCAGCACCATCCAACACTCTCAACGTTTCGCTGGCTGGCAACACTGCACAGCGTGATACTTATGGATTGGTTGACAACAATGCATATGTTCTTCATAGGGACGGTATGAATACTGTGCCCGAAACCGGCATTCCATCTCATGATTTGAGGCGGGTGCAGTCACAAAATCTAAATGAGTCTCATAGTAATGGTACTTTTCGCTCGGTTGGTAGAAACATGTTAGGCGGCTTAGCTGGCTTAGAAACAATGCATTTGATGGTAAATCCCGAACATAGCGGTAACCcaaattctttctctttatttacGGTACCCATTCTCCCTTCAATTTTTATGACATTTAGGATTTTCTTAATAGCTTCGGCATGCATATGCTTCGTTTTGCACTACGTATATAATTCCAAAGTGAGTTCTGGCAAACGATTGTCTATTGTGTACAGGCATCTAAGAATGGAAATTCTATTTTTGAGCTTCCTGTTTTTCTCTGCCTCCGTTCGCGACTGGTGCAGATATTACAGAATGCGAAAAGATATGTTTGAAAGCTTGGATATGGGGTCTGGAGTTCTTCAAAAATCGCATGTTGGGGACTTTAGCGTTTGA
- the mrps16 gene encoding mitochondrial ribosomal protein subunit S16 encodes MVVRIRLARHGVRNRPFYHIVVCNAWKAPRAKPLETIGTFDPIPKKEDPKDIIPRIKDIELNVHRFKYWVSVGAQPSDTVRSLAEKFQLLPKKPTP; translated from the exons ATGGTTGTACGTATACGCTTAGCTCGCCATGGCGTGCGCAATCGTCCTTTTTATCACATTGTCGTCTGTAATGCTTG GAAGGCGCCCAGGGCGAAACCCCTTGAGACCATTGGGACCTTTGATCCTattccaaagaaggaagatcCGAAAGACATAATTCCTAGAATAAAGGATATAGAACTCAACGTTCATCGATTCAAATATTGGGTCAGTGTTGGCGCTCAACCCTCAGACACTGTCCGCTCTTTAGCAGAAAAG TTTCAATTACTTCCCAAAAAGCCTACTCCTTAA